One Deltaproteobacteria bacterium genomic window carries:
- a CDS encoding PAS domain-containing protein gives MLNLAQAIPPILLAATGGSFWLAWYFWKNRGQPGAIWFGGCLLSCGLWTSLDALSFLLDVPPVQELARRAAWAVILSVTVCFFRFACIYAQRTRWWRVVRAPVVGALAGEIMLMATNAYHHLMWQPSEWTDMGFVRIPALVPGPAFYWLHLPLTYGLILGGVAVLFAHTIGSPTFYVRRTVLLSLGMMAPLIVNLFVVSRLTRGIDLTPLALLVTFAAVAWVTFHDRLLDVMPAVRSLLFQQHRDAVIVLDEALRVIDANPAARLLLGDEGAQGALAAALLPFWSQVREVVERGDGDSIEIAHDGHVIEIRSLRIRDETRATIGRLVALHDVTERARLIRELDAYARTVAHDLKNPLTAAAGYLELVGMMEPQLNEESARSLSRAEEACHQMARIIDDLLRRRSVPPPAK, from the coding sequence ATGCTGAACCTCGCACAGGCAATCCCGCCGATCCTTCTAGCTGCGACCGGCGGGTCGTTTTGGCTGGCGTGGTACTTCTGGAAGAACCGCGGTCAACCGGGTGCGATCTGGTTCGGCGGCTGCCTGCTGTCGTGTGGGCTATGGACCTCGCTCGATGCGCTGTCCTTTCTCCTCGACGTTCCCCCGGTTCAAGAGCTTGCACGTCGCGCGGCCTGGGCCGTCATCTTGAGTGTGACCGTCTGCTTCTTCCGCTTCGCCTGCATCTATGCGCAGCGGACGCGGTGGTGGCGGGTGGTTCGCGCGCCCGTCGTTGGCGCGCTGGCGGGCGAGATCATGTTGATGGCGACGAATGCGTATCATCATCTCATGTGGCAACCGTCGGAGTGGACCGATATGGGATTCGTCCGAATTCCGGCGCTGGTGCCGGGCCCAGCGTTCTATTGGCTACATCTGCCGCTGACGTATGGCCTGATCCTCGGCGGGGTTGCCGTGCTCTTCGCCCACACCATCGGGTCGCCAACCTTCTACGTGCGGCGGACCGTCCTGCTGAGCCTCGGCATGATGGCGCCGCTGATCGTGAACCTGTTCGTCGTATCGCGGCTCACACGCGGAATCGACCTGACGCCCCTTGCGCTGCTCGTGACCTTCGCCGCTGTGGCCTGGGTCACGTTTCACGACCGCCTGCTCGATGTCATGCCTGCGGTGCGGAGTCTGCTCTTCCAACAACACCGTGACGCGGTGATCGTGCTGGACGAGGCGCTGCGCGTTATCGACGCGAACCCCGCCGCTCGCCTGCTGCTCGGCGACGAAGGAGCACAAGGGGCGTTGGCGGCTGCGCTGCTCCCCTTCTGGAGTCAAGTGCGGGAAGTGGTGGAACGAGGCGACGGCGACAGTATCGAGATCGCCCACGACGGGCACGTGATCGAGATCAGGTCGCTGCGGATTCGGGATGAAACCCGAGCGACGATCGGGCGGCTGGTTGCGCTGCACGATGTCACCGAACGGGCCCGGCTCATTCGCGAGCTCGACGCCTACGCGAGGACCGTGGCGCACGATCTGAAGAATCCGCTGACCGCCGCCGCCGGTTACCTCGAACTGGTAGGCATGATGGAACCGCAACTGAACGAGGAATCCGCTCGCTCCCTCAGCCGCGCCGAGGAGGCATGCCACCAGATGGCGCGTATCATCGATGATCTGCTCCGGCGCCGATCGGTACCGCCACCGGCGAAGTGA
- a CDS encoding PAS domain-containing protein, protein MLEQKVYELVPWVLGLATIGALVLSLYTWARRQQAGTSWLALTLFTGALWTAFDLFNYVVDLPAIEVIVKCATWPLILMAGVSFFRFACIHARREHWWELARVPVMVAIVINLLLMVTNPYHHLLWPGERWLTFGDAHVPWLESGPAFFWIFRNTACALPLAGMLALVISAVGSPSVYARQIAALVTGALIPIFVNLFLVSPTAPGVDLTPIAVVGSVSLFALSTFRFGLLDVMPVARSLLLAQLDDGVIVLDPALRVVDLNPAAERLLGLQHGWTPGRPAEQMLPFWGSVKQLIETSDGQPMETTLGGESGAVLELTSSIVHGEDGASRGRLIVAHDITARAQLVRELDAYAQTVARDLKNPLASVIDAIDAFRQRGERVSDTSSLYLQNAERVCGQMTATVDALLRFAQLRTLDEVDVEAIDMANIVDSALRRLSAAIAESHAEIERGNRWPAAVSHPVWVEEIWTNYISNAIKYGGQPPHVELGASEEGDRMVRYWVRDNGPGLSEEQRRQLFTEFTRLDPKRSEGHGLGLSIVQRIAEKLGGGVGCSSTMGQGSTFWFTLPT, encoded by the coding sequence ATGCTCGAGCAAAAAGTCTACGAGCTGGTGCCGTGGGTGCTTGGGCTCGCCACGATCGGCGCCTTGGTCTTGTCGCTCTACACGTGGGCGCGTCGCCAACAGGCCGGGACGAGCTGGCTGGCGCTCACACTCTTCACCGGGGCTCTCTGGACCGCATTCGACTTGTTCAACTACGTCGTCGATCTCCCGGCCATCGAGGTGATCGTGAAGTGCGCGACATGGCCCTTGATCCTCATGGCCGGCGTTTCGTTCTTCCGCTTCGCCTGCATCCACGCCCGCCGAGAGCACTGGTGGGAGCTGGCGCGTGTCCCGGTGATGGTGGCCATTGTTATCAACCTGCTCCTTATGGTCACCAATCCGTATCATCATCTTTTGTGGCCGGGTGAGCGGTGGCTCACCTTCGGCGACGCGCATGTCCCGTGGCTCGAATCGGGGCCCGCGTTCTTCTGGATTTTCCGCAACACGGCCTGCGCCCTGCCCTTGGCCGGCATGCTCGCGCTGGTGATCAGCGCGGTCGGATCGCCGAGCGTCTACGCGCGGCAAATCGCGGCGCTGGTCACGGGGGCGCTGATCCCCATTTTCGTGAACCTCTTTCTCGTCTCTCCGACGGCTCCCGGAGTTGACCTCACTCCGATCGCAGTGGTCGGGTCCGTGAGCTTGTTCGCACTGTCCACGTTTCGCTTCGGTCTCCTCGACGTCATGCCTGTGGCGCGCAGTCTGCTGCTCGCGCAGCTCGACGACGGAGTCATCGTGCTCGACCCGGCGCTGCGCGTCGTGGATCTCAATCCCGCCGCCGAGCGCCTGCTGGGACTCCAACACGGATGGACACCGGGCCGACCGGCCGAACAGATGCTACCGTTCTGGGGCAGCGTGAAGCAATTGATCGAAACCAGTGACGGCCAGCCAATGGAGACCACGCTCGGTGGCGAGAGCGGAGCGGTCTTGGAGCTCACGTCGTCGATCGTCCACGGGGAAGACGGCGCATCGCGCGGCCGATTGATCGTCGCGCATGATATCACCGCGCGCGCACAGCTCGTCCGCGAGCTCGATGCCTATGCGCAGACGGTCGCGCGCGATCTCAAGAACCCGCTCGCCTCCGTGATCGATGCCATCGACGCGTTTCGCCAGCGCGGCGAGCGCGTCAGCGACACGTCGTCGCTGTACTTGCAGAATGCCGAGCGGGTGTGCGGACAAATGACGGCGACCGTGGACGCCCTTCTTCGCTTCGCGCAACTGCGCACGCTGGATGAAGTCGACGTCGAGGCCATCGACATGGCCAACATAGTCGACTCCGCGCTGCGCCGATTGTCGGCCGCGATCGCCGAGTCGCACGCCGAGATCGAACGTGGCAATCGCTGGCCCGCTGCCGTCAGCCATCCGGTCTGGGTCGAGGAGATCTGGACCAACTACATCTCCAACGCGATCAAATACGGTGGCCAACCGCCGCACGTCGAGCTGGGGGCGTCCGAAGAAGGCGATCGGATGGTGCGTTACTGGGTACGCGACAATGGGCCCGGATTGAGCGAAGAGCAGCGCCGCCAGCTCTTCACCGAGTTCACGCGTCTCGACCCGAAACGATCGGAAGGCCACGGGCTCGGCCTATCGATCGTGCAACGGATCGCGGAGAAGCTCGGCGGTGGCGTGGGTTGCAGCAGCACCATGGGTCAGGGCAGCACATTCTGGTTCACGCTGCCCACCTAG
- a CDS encoding RNA polymerase subunit sigma-70 has translation MPRADEGAARDAAEAVARRSYGKLVAFLAARTGDVSGAEDALSDAFAAALVDWPASGVPDTPEAWLMTVARRKLIDASRRRRSRVDATDHLRLMADEIEAAAGSETRMPDERLALMFACAHPAIDAGIRAPLILQTILGFDAAAIGSAFLVSPATMAQRLVRAKNKIRHAGIPFHVPERSELSGRLDAVLEAIYAAFSEGWSEPAGTETRRRNLAEEGIWLGRLVASLLPDEPEALGLLSLMLYAQARRDARRDSRGEYVPLADQDPTMWDTPLIEEAEALLARASTLPGAGRYQLEAAVQSAHVVRRLTGRSDWAAIERIYDALLVMTGSPVVAINRAIAVAETRGPAAGLAALDTVSDDPRLTNYQPYWAARAGLLAQTCDVAAADAAYERAIGLEADPAVRRFLQRRRAERRERPVDPAGSA, from the coding sequence ATGCCGAGAGCGGACGAAGGCGCTGCCCGCGACGCCGCCGAAGCGGTAGCGCGGCGAAGCTACGGCAAGCTCGTCGCCTTTCTGGCGGCCCGAACCGGCGACGTCTCTGGAGCGGAGGATGCGCTGTCCGATGCCTTCGCGGCCGCTCTCGTCGATTGGCCGGCCAGCGGCGTTCCCGATACTCCCGAGGCGTGGCTGATGACGGTAGCGCGGCGCAAGCTGATCGATGCTTCCCGGCGCCGGCGCAGCCGGGTAGACGCGACCGATCATCTCCGATTGATGGCCGACGAGATCGAGGCCGCCGCAGGAAGCGAAACGAGGATGCCCGACGAGCGACTCGCGCTGATGTTTGCCTGTGCCCACCCGGCGATCGACGCCGGCATCCGCGCGCCGCTGATTCTGCAGACCATCCTGGGGTTCGACGCCGCTGCCATCGGCTCGGCGTTTCTCGTCTCGCCCGCGACGATGGCCCAGCGATTGGTGCGCGCGAAGAATAAGATCCGCCACGCCGGCATACCGTTTCACGTGCCCGAGCGCAGTGAACTCAGTGGGCGGCTAGACGCTGTGCTCGAGGCGATCTATGCCGCCTTTTCCGAAGGCTGGTCGGAACCCGCCGGCACGGAAACCCGACGCCGCAACCTCGCCGAGGAAGGGATCTGGTTGGGTCGCCTGGTTGCCTCGCTGTTGCCGGACGAGCCCGAGGCGCTGGGTCTGCTCTCGCTGATGCTCTATGCGCAAGCGCGGCGCGACGCACGGCGCGACTCGCGTGGCGAATACGTGCCGCTCGCGGATCAGGACCCGACCATGTGGGACACACCGCTGATCGAGGAGGCCGAAGCTCTGCTCGCGCGCGCCAGTACCTTGCCCGGGGCCGGTCGTTACCAACTCGAAGCCGCGGTGCAGTCGGCCCATGTTGTCCGCCGGCTCACCGGCCGCTCAGACTGGGCCGCTATCGAGCGCATCTACGACGCGCTCCTGGTGATGACCGGCTCGCCGGTGGTGGCGATCAATCGGGCTATCGCGGTCGCCGAGACGCGCGGTCCCGCCGCCGGTCTCGCGGCGCTCGATACGGTCTCGGACGATCCGCGACTCACCAACTATCAACCCTATTGGGCCGCGCGCGCCGGACTGCTGGCGCAGACGTGCGACGTGGCAGCGGCCGATGCCGCCTACGAGCGAGCGATCGGCTTGGAAGCCGATCCCGCTGTCCGCCGCTTCCTGCAGCGACGCCGCGCGGAGCGGCGCGAACGACCAGTGGACCCAGCCGGCTCAGCGTGA
- a CDS encoding YciI family protein, whose product MKYMLLIYEDDAERVANMDTRMPTCAAYAEAMKKAGIYVIGERLRAMSTATTVRVADGKTHVVDGPYAEAKEQLGGFHIIDVPDLDTALAWAARCPSASRGKVEVRPVWPR is encoded by the coding sequence ATGAAGTATATGTTGCTGATCTACGAAGACGACGCGGAGCGGGTGGCGAACATGGATACGCGCATGCCCACCTGTGCCGCCTACGCCGAAGCGATGAAGAAGGCGGGCATCTATGTGATTGGGGAACGCCTGCGAGCGATGTCGACGGCGACCACAGTGCGCGTGGCCGACGGTAAGACCCACGTGGTTGATGGACCCTACGCCGAGGCCAAGGAACAGCTCGGCGGATTTCACATCATCGACGTGCCCGATCTCGACACCGCCCTTGCGTGGGCAGCCCGCTGCCCGAGTGCGAGTCGTGGTAAGGTCGAAGTCCGCCCGGTCTGGCCCAGGTAA
- a CDS encoding exo-alpha-sialidase, whose product MSRVRVLVGTRKGAFVLEADGKRERWDVSGPHFAGWEIYHLKGSPADPMRLYASQCSSWFGQLIQRSNDGGKTWEPVGNQFAYDGVTGTHQWYDGTAHPWEFARVWHLEPSLADPDTVYAGVEDAALFRTIDGGQTWQELPGLRGHGSGSKWQPGAGGMCLHTVLLDSSHPERIFIAISAAGAFRSDDAGKTWRPINRGLRSEQIPDPTAEVGHCVHRIAMHQSRPNVLFMQKHWDVMRSNDAGESWQEVSGNLPTDFGFPIDVHAHEPETIYVVPIKSDSEHYPPEGKLRVYRSRTGGNEWEALTKGLPQRDCYVNVLRDAMAVDSLDACGVYFGTTGGQVYASADGGDSWAPIVRDLPPVLSVEVQTLR is encoded by the coding sequence ATGAGTCGGGTACGGGTACTCGTTGGCACGCGTAAGGGCGCATTCGTCCTCGAGGCGGACGGAAAGCGCGAACGATGGGACGTCAGTGGTCCGCACTTTGCGGGTTGGGAGATCTATCATCTCAAAGGATCACCCGCCGACCCGATGCGGCTGTACGCGTCGCAATGCAGCAGTTGGTTCGGGCAGCTGATCCAGCGCTCCAACGACGGCGGCAAAACCTGGGAGCCGGTGGGCAACCAGTTCGCATACGACGGCGTCACCGGCACGCACCAGTGGTACGACGGCACGGCGCACCCCTGGGAGTTCGCGCGCGTCTGGCATCTCGAACCGTCGCTCGCCGATCCGGATACCGTCTACGCCGGGGTTGAAGACGCCGCGTTGTTTCGCACGATCGACGGCGGCCAGACGTGGCAGGAACTTCCCGGACTGCGGGGCCACGGCTCAGGATCCAAATGGCAACCGGGCGCCGGCGGAATGTGCCTGCACACAGTCTTGCTGGATTCCAGCCATCCCGAACGCATCTTCATCGCCATCTCGGCCGCGGGCGCGTTCCGCAGCGACGACGCCGGCAAGACGTGGCGACCGATCAACCGGGGACTACGGTCCGAACAAATCCCCGATCCGACCGCCGAGGTCGGCCACTGCGTGCACCGCATCGCCATGCACCAATCGCGTCCGAACGTGCTGTTCATGCAGAAGCACTGGGACGTCATGCGCAGCAACGACGCCGGCGAGTCGTGGCAAGAAGTCAGCGGCAACTTGCCGACCGACTTCGGATTCCCGATCGACGTGCACGCGCACGAGCCGGAAACCATCTACGTCGTCCCGATCAAGAGCGACTCGGAGCACTATCCGCCCGAGGGCAAGCTGCGCGTCTACCGCAGCCGCACGGGCGGAAATGAGTGGGAGGCGCTAACGAAAGGACTTCCGCAGCGCGACTGTTACGTCAACGTGTTGCGCGACGCGATGGCCGTCGACTCACTCGATGCGTGCGGCGTGTACTTCGGCACCACTGGCGGGCAGGTGTACGCATCAGCCGATGGCGGAGACAGCTGGGCTCCCATTGTCCGCGATCTCCCGCCCGTGTTGTCCGTCGAGGTCCAGACACTGCGATGA